The Sediminispirochaeta smaragdinae DSM 11293 genome has a segment encoding these proteins:
- a CDS encoding ATP-binding protein, with translation MEYISVLTFVSALIYLGAGVYTFAKNKEGGVTQHFLLLSLFLSMWAFAASFAIAAPSEAKVFFWYNSFSFTWFLFPPVLVHFFLSLTQKNFSFRFRHILLYLPGFILLFATQHTTLIIKNFVRGPLGWFIIYNHTSFWYIYNICHYSLAMLISLIILLRWFKGCESTEKCHQAGITLFTFLPAVLLSTVTGTILPILGIFELPPLAPIFMTIWVIGIAIGVTKFKMMIPTPQNSAVSLIETIHESVLLLDKNSHIVFANPAFSKLTGYSPSQLSNVSIDTFLSEPICSGTAPLLLFRKEGNAVPVEATSTSIYTERKDEIGRIVVFKDKQIDERLLQEIKLRKETAEQLHYSEILFTKAFYLSPIGMIIVDNEDYRIIEVNDALLANFGYDRSVTEAKKITDFPVWAHDSDRRAVFKILNQGKTVRNMMVALLHHDGFPVESKFSAEKMAIGDRELILFCVDDISSRINLERQVMKMQRMESLGFLAGSVAHDLNNIFTAIEGNLDIARHTLPNDEEEVKEALDAALYAYEKGKRLVRTVLQHTRVKEDMQTKINIRDVLEAADQLAFRASTVKRTTKAPSGFDPFLAGYPDLLFQLFMNLFINARQAMNNMGELLIELSGDEDTITISVCDDGPGVPERYADQIFDKAFSTREEGTGLGLSIVRSIVERHKGTILLDKRYTRGAKFIVTLPRKIS, from the coding sequence ATGGAGTACATATCCGTTCTTACCTTTGTTTCTGCTTTAATCTATCTCGGAGCGGGTGTGTATACCTTTGCAAAGAACAAGGAAGGAGGAGTTACTCAACATTTTTTATTACTGTCGCTTTTTCTTTCGATGTGGGCCTTTGCCGCATCTTTTGCCATCGCTGCCCCTTCCGAGGCCAAAGTTTTTTTCTGGTACAACAGTTTTTCATTTACCTGGTTCCTGTTTCCTCCGGTCCTGGTGCATTTCTTCCTCTCCCTGACCCAGAAGAATTTCTCCTTTCGTTTTCGACATATACTCCTCTACCTGCCGGGTTTCATTCTTCTTTTTGCCACGCAGCACACAACGTTAATCATAAAGAATTTTGTAAGGGGTCCCTTGGGATGGTTTATCATCTACAATCACACCTCCTTCTGGTATATCTATAACATCTGCCATTACTCTCTGGCCATGCTTATATCTCTCATTATTCTATTGCGCTGGTTCAAAGGCTGTGAAAGTACGGAAAAGTGTCATCAGGCCGGTATCACACTCTTTACCTTTCTCCCTGCGGTTCTCCTCTCTACAGTGACGGGAACGATTCTTCCCATATTGGGTATCTTTGAGCTCCCACCCCTTGCCCCTATTTTTATGACCATCTGGGTTATCGGCATAGCGATAGGCGTCACAAAGTTTAAGATGATGATTCCTACTCCGCAAAACAGCGCTGTCAGCCTTATCGAAACCATTCATGAAAGTGTTCTCCTCTTGGATAAAAACTCGCATATCGTTTTTGCAAATCCCGCCTTCTCAAAACTTACCGGTTACTCTCCGTCTCAACTCTCCAATGTCTCGATCGATACCTTTTTATCTGAGCCGATTTGCAGTGGTACTGCTCCCCTTCTGTTGTTTCGCAAAGAGGGAAATGCCGTTCCCGTTGAGGCAACCAGCACCAGTATCTATACAGAAAGGAAAGACGAAATTGGAAGAATCGTTGTCTTTAAGGATAAGCAGATAGACGAACGGCTTTTGCAGGAAATCAAACTGAGAAAGGAGACGGCAGAGCAGCTTCATTATTCGGAAATTCTTTTTACCAAGGCCTTCTACTTAAGCCCGATCGGAATGATTATTGTTGATAACGAAGATTATCGCATCATCGAGGTCAACGATGCCCTTTTGGCGAATTTCGGTTATGACCGAAGCGTTACGGAAGCAAAGAAGATTACCGACTTTCCCGTATGGGCCCATGATAGTGATCGTCGGGCTGTTTTTAAGATTCTAAATCAGGGAAAAACCGTTCGGAACATGATGGTTGCCCTGCTCCATCACGACGGCTTTCCCGTCGAGAGTAAATTTTCCGCGGAAAAAATGGCCATTGGAGATCGAGAACTTATTCTGTTCTGCGTTGATGATATATCCTCCAGGATCAACTTAGAGCGGCAGGTAATGAAAATGCAGCGTATGGAATCCCTCGGCTTTCTTGCAGGGAGCGTCGCCCATGATCTAAACAACATCTTCACTGCAATAGAAGGGAATTTGGATATTGCTCGTCACACGCTTCCCAATGATGAGGAGGAAGTGAAAGAAGCCTTGGATGCGGCATTGTATGCATACGAAAAAGGGAAACGGCTTGTTCGAACAGTTCTACAGCATACGAGAGTAAAAGAAGACATGCAGACTAAGATCAACATCCGTGATGTACTGGAGGCCGCCGATCAACTTGCCTTTCGTGCATCAACGGTCAAACGGACAACAAAGGCCCCTTCCGGTTTCGATCCATTTCTTGCCGGCTATCCCGACCTCCTCTTTCAGCTTTTCATGAATCTCTTTATAAATGCCCGACAGGCAATGAACAACATGGGTGAGCTCCTCATCGAGTTATCCGGTGATGAGGACACCATAACGATAAGCGTCTGCGATGACGGCCCCGGGGTTCCTGAACGCTATGCGGACCAAATTTTCGACAAGGCCTTTTCCACCCGTGAGGAGGGAACAGGACTTGGCCTATCGATTGTCAGAAGTATTGTGGAACGCCA
- a CDS encoding response regulator produces the protein MSTILVIDDNDSYRAMLTMFLTEKEFMVIQADNGKSGWKLLHNQKPNLVILDIVMPDQEGIETLIQLRKEYPRLPVIAISGGGKIGPDNYLKLAKAFGADETFEKPVSNTVLLSAIRTLLEP, from the coding sequence ATGAGCACCATCTTAGTTATTGACGACAACGACTCATATCGTGCAATGCTCACCATGTTTCTGACAGAAAAAGAGTTTATGGTTATTCAGGCCGATAACGGAAAAAGCGGATGGAAGCTCTTGCACAACCAGAAGCCTAACCTTGTCATCCTTGACATCGTCATGCCGGATCAGGAGGGCATTGAAACGCTCATCCAGTTACGCAAAGAGTATCCCCGTCTTCCTGTTATTGCAATCTCCGGCGGGGGAAAAATCGGTCCCGATAACTATTTGAAGCTGGCAAAGGCCTTCGGTGCCGATGAGACATTCGAAAAGCCGGTGAGTAATACCGTTCTTCTTTCGGCGATTCGAACACTACTGGAACCGTAG
- a CDS encoding aldo/keto reductase: MNKHSLEKLPVLINGAWQLSAGHSPDYAEKNNKALGAFLKLIDAGFTSFDGADIYTGVEELFGKLLSMYLSASPQHRREDLRFHTKFVPDKSLLPQVDESYTRSIIERSLSRIGTDYLDLVQFHWWDWEVPGYVEAARYLMNLVHEGKIRQVGTTNFDTEHLRNLCDNGIAIVSNQTQYSLLDRRPEHGMVSYCLEQNIALLCYGTLAGGFLTNKWLGKRDPGYGENLENRSLIKYRLIIDEFGGWDAFQELLSLLHAIADAEQVSIANIATSWVLSRKGVKAAIVGTRNDTHVASNRKSAELRLTSDDLQKINRFIADHPGPAGEPFALERIPGGIHQKIMKMELNKE, from the coding sequence ATGAATAAGCATTCTCTGGAAAAACTTCCTGTCCTGATAAATGGTGCATGGCAGCTTTCTGCTGGCCATAGTCCCGATTATGCGGAAAAGAATAACAAGGCACTTGGGGCCTTCCTCAAACTCATTGATGCCGGATTTACAAGTTTTGACGGCGCCGATATTTATACCGGGGTCGAGGAACTTTTTGGAAAACTTCTTTCCATGTATCTATCTGCCTCGCCGCAGCATCGCAGGGAGGATTTGCGTTTTCACACCAAGTTTGTTCCCGACAAATCTCTACTCCCTCAGGTGGATGAGAGCTATACCCGTTCAATCATTGAACGGAGCCTTTCACGAATTGGGACCGATTACCTTGATCTTGTACAATTTCACTGGTGGGATTGGGAAGTCCCTGGCTATGTCGAGGCTGCCCGCTATCTTATGAACCTTGTGCATGAAGGAAAGATCAGACAGGTCGGTACCACAAATTTCGATACGGAACATCTTCGTAATTTGTGTGATAACGGGATAGCCATCGTTAGCAATCAGACACAGTATTCACTTCTCGACAGACGGCCGGAACACGGCATGGTATCTTACTGTCTTGAACAGAATATCGCATTGCTCTGCTATGGAACCCTGGCAGGAGGCTTTCTCACCAACAAGTGGCTCGGAAAGCGGGACCCCGGTTATGGGGAAAACCTCGAGAATAGATCTCTTATAAAATACCGCCTTATTATCGACGAATTCGGAGGATGGGATGCTTTTCAGGAACTGCTCTCCCTTCTGCATGCAATAGCCGATGCCGAGCAGGTTTCTATTGCTAATATTGCCACCTCATGGGTTCTTAGTCGAAAAGGGGTGAAGGCCGCAATTGTCGGAACACGAAACGACACCCATGTTGCCTCCAATCGGAAGAGTGCGGAACTTCGGCTGACATCTGATGATCTGCAGAAAATAAACCGCTTTATCGCAGACCATCCCGGACCGGCCGGGGAACCGTTTGCGCTTGAACGCATTCCGGGAGGTATTCATCAAAAGATTATGAAGATGGAGCTGAACAAAGAGTAG
- a CDS encoding helix-turn-helix transcriptional regulator, protein MSINRMYTAHSIDGQQDLFIYRNQQEYLRFLEQLFYEAIFQKDAKIIYYGPEKACNVMQSILSFWNFHEKKQHIAVRMVPQEEFLDENYLFDRESFLSSLSESLQNHPSQMMYSCIDLNFPILTLGSETEIEDFILTLDAQYEELSTVAFRTIFFEFCGNEIKRKRLIQHHRKVFFSNESDPFIAICKKWNEEIEKAKSGMIELLASEQFYAETYLIDLLERSEKTLVEKEHIDNVSMASLFQECVWIINEAGIIRFLSASIEDITGRKASCYVGKNILHVTLEINKKSMEELFRHIQTKFRQTNAEILQVSGRFFVKGGERRLLDFAVVPIRLAKRNLGYLGVVRVDNEVSFDEQSTFEEMGKLNDRQKEILDYLVEGFPTRAISSKLNLAEITIKKHLSGIYKKFGVSNRNELMAELLTRTKGGYDPENARRAEL, encoded by the coding sequence ATGTCAATTAATCGAATGTACACGGCTCATAGTATAGATGGCCAGCAGGATCTTTTTATTTACAGAAATCAGCAGGAATATCTTCGATTTCTGGAGCAGCTCTTTTACGAGGCTATTTTCCAAAAAGATGCAAAAATTATCTACTACGGTCCAGAGAAGGCCTGTAATGTCATGCAGAGCATTCTCTCATTCTGGAATTTTCATGAAAAGAAACAACATATAGCGGTTAGGATGGTGCCCCAGGAAGAGTTTCTCGATGAAAATTATCTCTTCGATAGAGAATCCTTCTTATCATCCTTAAGCGAGAGCCTGCAAAATCATCCATCGCAGATGATGTACAGCTGTATCGATTTAAATTTTCCGATCTTGACACTTGGGAGTGAAACCGAGATAGAGGATTTTATCCTTACCCTTGATGCACAGTACGAAGAGCTTTCAACCGTTGCCTTCCGAACCATCTTCTTTGAATTCTGTGGTAATGAGATAAAACGGAAGCGGCTCATACAGCATCATCGGAAGGTCTTCTTTTCCAATGAAAGCGATCCCTTTATTGCTATTTGTAAGAAATGGAACGAAGAAATTGAAAAGGCTAAAAGCGGCATGATCGAATTATTGGCTTCGGAACAGTTCTATGCAGAGACATATCTCATAGATCTCTTGGAGCGTTCAGAGAAGACACTTGTCGAAAAAGAGCATATCGATAATGTTAGCATGGCCTCACTTTTTCAGGAATGTGTATGGATCATCAATGAAGCGGGAATTATACGATTCTTATCAGCGAGTATCGAAGATATTACCGGCAGAAAAGCCTCTTGTTACGTTGGAAAAAACATTCTTCATGTAACCCTGGAGATAAACAAAAAGTCCATGGAAGAACTCTTTCGGCACATACAAACGAAGTTTAGGCAGACTAATGCCGAGATTCTTCAAGTGAGTGGTCGATTTTTCGTAAAAGGGGGAGAGCGTCGCCTCTTAGATTTCGCTGTTGTTCCAATCAGATTGGCTAAAAGAAATCTTGGTTATCTTGGTGTTGTGCGTGTGGACAATGAAGTAAGCTTTGACGAGCAGAGCACCTTTGAGGAAATGGGGAAACTAAACGATAGACAAAAAGAAATCCTTGATTACCTGGTTGAGGGGTTTCCGACCCGGGCAATCAGTTCCAAGTTGAATTTAGCCGAGATTACGATTAAAAAACACCTCAGCGGGATTTATAAAAAATTCGGTGTCAGCAATAGAAACGAGCTTATGGCCGAACTGCTGACACGTACAAAGGGAGGATACGATCCCGAAAATGCGAGGAGGGCCGAGCTGTAG
- a CDS encoding sensor histidine kinase, whose amino-acid sequence MHRLRKCNSFSQSGDKALLLELLVSHYPNGSMGLFDSSLRYCIAGGSPVATDVNSIEDFIGKTVSEIFDIDLMRKIEPPFKAAFDDQPSHLQVSHHEHTYEIHIEPIKIDETIPYGIVLFQDITEKQAELEKKEKALLSLRKLLESSYNTINDIMLVMDKDHQIIFSNLDLDHLPNGIETTCHAALFGNETACADCDIHEIFKDGKEFKKIRSNTDQRKIEEITALPVFDEHNNVQYIVEHIKDVTKEKQLETIRKNFELELERAVTERTRLLDEANRELRAFGYTVSHDLKAPLRHIAGFSNALEEDYGDYLPPKGKQYLNKIKASVARMQTIIDELSVLSRISDQNLSIASVSMNTLIRSVAAEEQEMAHADVEIKIDVEESNTLRLDEEMFRIALKNLISNALKYTSKTQNPKIMITGQQNENSYLLKITDNGIGFDMDKSDRLFQPFSRLHSDSDYPGTGIGLATVRRILLRHNGIIWANSHPGEGSTFFLSIPLEKAERDMV is encoded by the coding sequence ATGCATAGATTGAGAAAGTGCAATTCTTTTTCTCAATCGGGAGACAAGGCCTTATTGCTTGAGCTTCTAGTGTCGCATTATCCGAACGGTAGTATGGGTCTGTTCGATAGCTCCTTACGATACTGCATTGCCGGCGGATCGCCTGTTGCCACGGATGTGAACTCGATTGAGGATTTCATAGGGAAAACGGTAAGCGAAATTTTCGATATCGATCTGATGAGAAAAATAGAACCGCCATTCAAGGCCGCTTTCGATGATCAGCCTTCACATCTACAAGTCAGCCACCATGAACATACCTACGAGATCCACATCGAACCGATAAAGATTGATGAAACCATACCCTATGGGATCGTGCTCTTTCAAGATATTACAGAAAAGCAAGCTGAACTTGAAAAGAAAGAGAAGGCCCTACTTTCTTTGAGAAAGCTTCTTGAATCTTCGTATAATACAATCAACGATATCATGTTGGTAATGGATAAGGATCATCAAATTATCTTTTCAAACTTGGACCTCGACCATTTGCCAAACGGAATCGAAACGACCTGTCATGCCGCTCTCTTTGGAAATGAAACGGCATGTGCGGATTGTGATATTCATGAAATCTTCAAGGACGGAAAAGAGTTTAAGAAGATACGCAGCAATACCGATCAGAGGAAAATAGAGGAGATAACGGCCCTTCCCGTCTTCGACGAACATAATAATGTCCAATACATCGTAGAGCATATAAAAGACGTCACAAAGGAAAAGCAGTTAGAGACTATCAGGAAAAATTTTGAGCTGGAGTTGGAGAGAGCGGTAACGGAAAGGACCAGGCTCCTGGATGAAGCAAATAGGGAACTACGTGCTTTCGGTTATACGGTTTCGCATGATTTGAAAGCGCCTCTTCGCCATATTGCAGGTTTTTCCAATGCGCTTGAAGAGGATTATGGAGATTACCTTCCTCCAAAGGGGAAGCAGTATCTCAATAAAATAAAGGCAAGTGTAGCAAGAATGCAGACCATTATTGACGAGTTGAGTGTGCTATCTCGTATTTCCGATCAGAATCTTAGCATAGCCTCTGTTTCGATGAATACACTTATCCGATCGGTCGCTGCAGAGGAACAAGAGATGGCACATGCCGACGTGGAAATAAAAATAGATGTCGAAGAAAGCAATACGCTACGGCTTGATGAAGAGATGTTCAGAATCGCGCTTAAAAACCTGATCTCCAACGCCCTCAAGTATACAAGTAAAACGCAAAATCCGAAAATCATGATAACGGGACAGCAGAACGAAAACTCCTACCTTTTAAAGATTACGGATAATGGTATCGGTTTTGATATGGATAAAAGTGATCGTCTTTTCCAACCATTCTCTCGTTTACATAGCGATAGCGATTATCCCGGCACGGGTATTGGGCTTGCCACCGTACGAAGAATACTATTACGACACAATGGCATTATCTGGGCCAATTCACATCCCGGTGAAGGTAGTACCTTCTTTCTTTCCATTCCTCTCGAAAAAGCTGAAAGGGATATGGTATGA
- a CDS encoding ATP-binding response regulator, with protein sequence MSELLRVLLVEDSDEDAELFQRVLQREGFELEITRAVNAKEFSAFIDQKKYDIVVSDFQLIDTNGFKILEIFNTRHLDIPFITVSGRVGEENAVRLMRKGARDYVMKDQLSRLAPVIRRELEEYRARRENEYFERKLKESEAKFSQVFRFSPDPVVITDDKLIIREINYSYLAMFGLMIDEVVGRKIDTLAMWEKHENFIHYLLKMHLGAHSPSTECNMTDAEGKERTIHWSLKSIQVNDEELLLWNGRDLTELKQLEGKLQQTERIHAIGTLAGGIAHDFNNILAVIYGYAEMGLSNSEGKPRFHRYFSEIIRSSDRAKELIKQILTFSRMEEGKRDIIDPAPIVKEALKMIRATIPSTVELKAHIESGHHILANISHIHQIILNLCTNAAYAMKKKPGTLRISLDSIENFCRLQVQDTGVGITPETMKRIFLPYFTTKDVNEGTGLGLSVVHGIVEKYKGSIDVASKPGEGTCFTILLPLSHGDDENNITDEEPNNTLSNIRTDQKILIVDDEPSIVNYLQELLSSSGISVDSETKSIEALKRFLSVPPQTYATVITDQSMPTMTGTELAYRLRKYDPAISFIFITGNEESIPESVIRDLGQGIILSKPVSSGDLLQTLRGFMS encoded by the coding sequence ATGAGCGAACTGCTTCGCGTCTTGCTGGTAGAAGACTCCGATGAAGACGCAGAACTCTTTCAAAGGGTCTTACAGCGAGAAGGGTTTGAGCTGGAAATCACTCGAGCCGTGAATGCAAAAGAGTTTTCAGCTTTCATCGATCAAAAAAAATATGACATTGTTGTCAGTGATTTTCAGCTGATCGATACCAACGGATTTAAAATCCTTGAAATTTTCAACACACGGCACCTCGATATCCCCTTTATCACGGTCTCGGGAAGGGTAGGAGAAGAAAATGCCGTACGGTTGATGAGAAAGGGAGCCCGTGACTACGTCATGAAGGATCAACTTTCCCGCCTTGCCCCCGTTATACGAAGAGAACTGGAAGAGTACAGGGCCAGGCGGGAAAATGAGTATTTTGAACGGAAATTAAAGGAGAGTGAGGCAAAATTCAGTCAGGTTTTCCGTTTTAGTCCTGACCCCGTAGTGATTACCGACGACAAACTTATTATCCGCGAAATAAACTACTCATATCTGGCTATGTTCGGCCTGATGATTGATGAGGTGGTAGGACGGAAAATCGATACGCTGGCAATGTGGGAGAAACATGAGAATTTTATTCACTATTTGCTGAAGATGCATTTGGGAGCGCATAGCCCCTCTACGGAATGCAACATGACAGATGCCGAGGGGAAAGAGCGCACCATCCATTGGAGCCTGAAATCCATACAAGTAAATGATGAAGAGCTGCTTCTCTGGAACGGCCGTGATCTTACCGAGTTGAAGCAACTTGAGGGGAAGCTACAGCAAACCGAACGGATTCATGCCATCGGTACCCTTGCCGGAGGTATAGCACACGATTTTAACAATATCCTTGCGGTCATCTATGGCTATGCCGAAATGGGGCTGAGCAATAGTGAGGGCAAGCCCCGTTTTCATCGCTATTTTTCGGAAATCATTCGTTCCTCCGACCGTGCAAAGGAGCTCATTAAGCAAATTCTTACCTTCAGCCGCATGGAAGAGGGAAAGAGGGATATAATTGATCCGGCCCCAATCGTGAAAGAAGCATTAAAGATGATCAGAGCAACCATACCATCGACCGTCGAACTGAAGGCACATATCGAGTCAGGACATCATATTCTCGCCAACATATCTCATATTCACCAGATCATTCTCAATCTTTGTACCAATGCGGCATATGCAATGAAAAAGAAACCTGGAACCCTTCGCATCAGTCTCGACAGCATAGAGAATTTCTGTAGATTGCAGGTACAAGATACGGGGGTCGGTATCACTCCCGAAACAATGAAAAGAATCTTTTTGCCCTACTTTACGACAAAAGATGTAAATGAGGGAACAGGCTTGGGCCTATCGGTCGTTCACGGTATCGTAGAAAAATATAAGGGCAGTATCGATGTCGCCAGTAAACCCGGCGAGGGGACATGTTTCACGATTCTTCTTCCCTTATCACACGGCGACGATGAGAACAATATCACCGATGAGGAACCTAATAACACCTTAAGTAATATCCGAACGGATCAGAAGATTTTGATTGTTGATGATGAACCCTCCATCGTCAATTATCTGCAGGAATTACTTTCAAGTTCGGGAATCTCTGTCGATTCAGAGACAAAATCGATAGAGGCCCTAAAGCGATTCTTATCTGTACCGCCGCAAACCTATGCAACAGTCATTACCGATCAGTCAATGCCGACAATGACGGGGACAGAGCTCGCCTATCGCTTACGTAAATACGATCCCGCTATATCATTTATCTTTATCACCGGAAACGAAGAAAGCATTCCTGAGTCGGTTATCCGCGATCTTGGGCAAGGCATTATTTTATCTAAACCCGTCTCTTCGGGAGATCTCTTGCAAACCCTGAGAGGTTTTATGTCATAG
- a CDS encoding TIGR04076 family protein yields MKDDSDQFTLYDLRVDVVEGNQPMVCKHRLGTAFLVEGEDLVFPEGGRFSLYALAALLPLLPAKQRYTHAADWMTTDDDIACPDPNCGARFHIVRTGKRTFTHDQCTVVPMEDKHE; encoded by the coding sequence ATGAAAGACGATTCTGATCAATTTACTTTATATGATCTTCGTGTCGACGTGGTAGAGGGAAACCAACCAATGGTTTGTAAGCATCGACTGGGCACGGCGTTTCTTGTCGAAGGTGAGGATCTTGTCTTTCCCGAGGGAGGCCGTTTCAGTCTTTACGCTTTGGCTGCGCTTTTACCCTTATTGCCGGCAAAACAGCGTTATACCCACGCCGCAGACTGGATGACGACAGATGACGACATTGCCTGTCCCGACCCGAATTGCGGAGCGCGTTTTCACATCGTACGCACGGGAAAACGAACCTTTACCCACGATCAATGTACCGTTGTACCGATGGAGGACAAACATGAATAA